The following are encoded in a window of Castanea sativa cultivar Marrone di Chiusa Pesio chromosome 5, ASM4071231v1 genomic DNA:
- the LOC142634779 gene encoding uncharacterized protein LOC142634779, protein MKAGINRIKGIQNKLEYTQCITVPSDGRSGGLALLWREGTDVRFKSFSNSHINVNIHDGSIPTPWRATRFYGQPDAAKRYISWELMEVLKVQSSLPLIVFGDFNKISHSDKKLGGPKRDARQMKDFRECLSRCGLFDLGFVGQRYTWCNGRAGKRQTKLRLDQVVASESWIDNFSEASVHHVSMSISDHCLLSLFLYRRQSRKPARKRFFFLGHVDEGSKLQRGYRGSLGSIEYYRVYNYGASKELPRASSGVELERVWKSSQRRRKNRIDKLQNHQGEWTDDQEGIESIILEYFTKIFKSDNPSNFDASLCAISKRVSQEMNKELVVEFKAEEVASPQKITEFKPISLCNVVYKIISKVLANRLKIFLKEVIDESQSAFVLGRSIIDNVLVAFETMHCIDQKRKGKEALVAVKLDMSKVYDQVEWPYLEAIMRKIGFHEKWIALMIMCISMVSYSVLINGEPKGKIVPSRGLR, encoded by the exons ATGAAAGCTGGAATAAATCGGATTAAAGGTATTCAAAACAAGTTGGAGTATACGCAGTGTATTACAGTTCCAAGCGATGGTCGAAGTGGGGGCTTAGCGTTGCTGTGGAGAGAAGGCACTGATGTTCGTTTCAAGAGTTTTTCTAATTCGCACATTAATGTCAATATTCACGATGGTTCTATTCCAACCCCGTGGCGTGCAACTAGGTTTTATGGGCAGCCCGACGCCGCTAAAAGGTATATTTCGTGGGAACTAATGGAAGTCTTGAAGGTACAAAGTTCATTACCATTGATAGTGTTTGGGGATTTCAACAAAATTTCCCACTCCGACAAAAAGCTAGGGGGTCCGAAGAGAGATGCTAGGCAAATGAAGGATTTCAGGGAGTGCCTAAGTCGATGTGGGCTATTTGATTTGGGCTTTGTCGGGCAAAGGTACACTTGGTGCAATGGAAGAGCAGGGAAGCGGCAAACTAAGCTTAGATTGGATCAGGTAGTGGCAAGTGAGAGCTGGATTGACAATTTCTCGGAAGCGAGTGTACATCATGTTTCTATGTCAATTTCTGACCACTGTTTGCTTTCACTTTTCCTTTATCGAAGACAGTCTCGCAAGCCAGCTAggaagaggtttttttttttaggccatGTGGACGAGGGAAGCAAGTTGCAAAGGGGTTATCGAGGAAGCTTGGGATCCATTGAGTACTACCGGGTTTACAATTATGGAGCATCTAAAGAGTTGCCAAGAGCATCTTCGGGAGTGGAATTGGAGCGTGTTTGGAAAT CTAGCCaacgaagaaggaaaaatagaatAGACAAGTTGCAAAATCATCAGGGGGAATGGACAGATGACCAGGAGGGTATTGAAAGCATAATCTTAGAATATTTTACGAAGATCTTCAAGTCAGATAACCCCTCAAATTTTGATGCTAGCCTGTGTGCTATCTCCAAGCGGGTTTCCCAGGAAATGAATAAGGAGCTGGTGGTAGAGTTTAAGGCAGAGGAG GTAGCATCACCACAGAAAATTACCGAGTTCAAACCGATTAGTTTATGCAATGTAGTGTATAAAATTATCTCTAAAGTGCTTGCAAACaggttgaaaatttttttgaaggagGTAATTGATGAATCTCAAAGTGCATTCGTACTAGGTAGATCAATAATAGACAATGTGCTAGTCGCCTTTGAGACTATGCACTGCATTGATCAGAAAAGAAAGGGTAAGGAAGCTCTTGTGGCGGTGAAGCTTGATATGAGCAAGGTATACGATCAAGTTGAATGGCCCTACTTGGAAGCTATAATGAGGAAAATAGGGTTTCATGAGAAGTGGATTGCTCTTATGATAATGTGCATAAGCATGGTCTCCTACTCAGTCCTGATAAATGGGGAGCCAAAAGGGAAGATAGTTCCCTCAAGGGGCCTTCGGTAA